Proteins from a genomic interval of Vanessa atalanta chromosome 28, ilVanAtal1.2, whole genome shotgun sequence:
- the LOC125074724 gene encoding grpE protein homolog, mitochondrial, whose protein sequence is MASLKVFSVGRLAKYVTDSSMRTLKTNIYRTTVCRYSTEEKTAESDTSDKNLPSSIEECHKQIETLTSEVSTLKNNLKDYEDKYKRALADGENVRRRMLKQVEDAKSFAIQSFCKDLLDVADTLSAAAESVPEGVEGEGAPAALRSLRDGLRLTRAQLTQVFSRHGLVAVSPLREKFDPNLHEALFQQEVEGAEPGTVVAVSKVGYKLHERCVRPALVGVAKGSS, encoded by the exons atggcATCGCTAAAAGTGTTTTCGGTGGGCAGACTAGCCAAATATGTGACCGATTCTTCTATGAGGaccttaaaaacaaatatctacAG aaCAACAGTATGCAGATATAGCACAGAAGAGAAAACAGCTGAATCAGATACAAGTGACAAAAATCTGCCCTCCTCCATCGAGGAATGTCACAAACAGATTGAAACATTAACTTCAGAAGTCAGCACGctcaaaaataatcttaaagatTATGAA gATAAATATAAAAGAGCCTTAGCCGACGGTGAAAATGTTCGAAGACGGATGTTGAAACAAGTTGAGGATGCAAAATCATTCGCTATACAGAGCTTCTGCAAAGATTTGTTAGAC GTGGCGGACACGCTGTCGGCGGCGGCGGAGAGCGTGCCCGAGGGCGTGGAGGGGGAGGGCGCGCCGGCCGCGCTGCGCTCGCTGCGCGACGGCCTGCGCCTCACGCGCGCGCAGCTCACGCAG GTGTTCAGCAGACATGGACTGGTAGCCGTGTCGCCGTTACGAGAGAAGTTCGACCCCAACCTACATGAAGCGTTATTCCAACAG GAGGTTGAAGGTGCTGAGCCGGGTACAGTGGTTGCAGTCAGCAAAGTTGGTTACAAGTTGCACGAGAGGTGCGTCAGACCGGCGCTCGTGGGCGTCGCGAAGGGATCCTCCTAG